One genomic segment of Chryseobacterium phocaeense includes these proteins:
- a CDS encoding response regulator transcription factor: protein MKKSIVIVDDHILIAKALEGIIDNFNEFEVIYVCENGKDLIDKFENDAKIPDIILLDISMPIMDGFETAAWLTKNHPDIKVMALSMQGDDNSVIKMIKNGAKGYLLKNTHPKDLETALTKLNTDGFFYPEWASKIIFSNLNKDKEGENAVRISDREREFLKYTVTELSYKEIADKMCCSPRTVESYRDQLCDKLELKTRVGLAVFAIKNGFAG from the coding sequence ATGAAAAAATCCATAGTAATTGTAGACGACCACATTCTTATTGCCAAAGCACTGGAAGGAATCATTGATAATTTTAATGAGTTTGAAGTGATTTACGTCTGCGAAAACGGCAAAGACCTGATTGACAAGTTTGAAAATGATGCTAAAATCCCTGATATTATCCTTCTGGATATCAGCATGCCCATTATGGACGGATTTGAAACCGCAGCCTGGCTGACAAAGAACCACCCTGATATCAAAGTGATGGCTCTCAGCATGCAGGGTGACGATAACAGCGTCATTAAAATGATTAAAAACGGAGCAAAAGGATATTTATTAAAAAACACCCATCCAAAAGATCTCGAAACCGCATTAACCAAGCTGAATACAGACGGTTTTTTCTACCCGGAATGGGCGTCAAAAATCATATTCTCCAACCTCAACAAAGACAAAGAGGGTGAAAATGCAGTAAGAATTTCGGACCGCGAAAGGGAATTCCTGAAATATACTGTCACCGAACTAAGCTATAAAGAAATTGCAGATAAAATGTGCTGCAGCCCGAGAACAGTGGAAAGCTACCGCGATCAGCTGTGTGATAAACTGGAACTGAAAACCCGGGTGGGCCTGGCTGTGTTTGCCATTAAAAACGGATTTGCCGGTTAA